The Persephonella sp. IF05-L8 genome contains a region encoding:
- a CDS encoding glycosyltransferase family 4 protein — protein sequence MKDKKNIKVLEVIDSLGWCGTKEQTYLITKYLSDYFDVELALAFNHNEMIEKLKDKVNLKFYEYDNGSKRRFNIKNYLRLYRILKTGNYDVVVANSSWAFNYILAVYPFLKRKPKLVAMRRSGFLPSFFSKHFKYRFADKIVVVSKDVADLLKEKNFYPEKIVVIESGIDLSRFKPNLNYRKEIREKFNFREDEKIFINVANFQPWRKGQDILLEAFSKLNCERCKLLLVGHNTNSEEARALIKKFSLENKVIPLGFRYDVDKLLNGADYFILTSNSEGIAGAVLQAMSTGKVVISTLAGGIGEYLVDGYNGFSCEVGDVNCLARKMGKALSLSTQEYKELSQRAIETANKYSIEKTVNRWRNLIEQIVDLPKSENK from the coding sequence ATGAAAGATAAAAAAAATATAAAAGTTTTAGAAGTTATAGATAGTTTAGGTTGGTGTGGAACAAAAGAACAAACTTATTTAATAACAAAATATCTTTCAGACTATTTTGATGTTGAGCTGGCATTGGCTTTCAATCATAATGAGATGATAGAAAAGTTAAAAGACAAGGTTAATCTAAAATTTTATGAGTATGACAACGGAAGCAAAAGAAGATTTAATATCAAAAATTACTTAAGACTTTATAGAATTTTAAAAACTGGAAATTACGATGTTGTTGTAGCCAACTCATCCTGGGCTTTTAACTATATTTTAGCTGTTTACCCATTTCTTAAAAGAAAACCTAAACTTGTAGCTATGAGAAGGTCAGGCTTCTTACCTTCTTTTTTCTCTAAACATTTTAAATACAGATTTGCCGATAAAATAGTTGTTGTGTCCAAAGATGTGGCAGACTTGTTAAAGGAAAAAAATTTTTATCCTGAAAAAATTGTTGTTATAGAAAGTGGAATAGACTTATCAAGATTTAAACCTAATCTTAACTACAGAAAAGAAATAAGAGAAAAATTTAATTTTAGAGAAGATGAAAAAATATTTATCAATGTTGCAAACTTTCAACCATGGAGAAAAGGGCAGGATATTCTGTTAGAAGCCTTTTCTAAACTAAATTGTGAAAGGTGTAAGCTACTTTTAGTTGGTCATAATACAAACTCTGAAGAAGCAAGAGCTTTAATTAAAAAGTTTTCTCTGGAAAATAAAGTTATTCCTTTAGGCTTTAGATATGATGTTGATAAACTTTTAAACGGTGCTGATTATTTCATTTTAACCTCAAATTCTGAGGGTATAGCAGGTGCAGTTTTGCAAGCAATGTCAACTGGAAAGGTGGTTATATCAACATTAGCAGGAGGAATAGGTGAGTACTTAGTAGATGGATATAACGGTTTTTCCTGTGAAGTTGGTGATGTTAACTGTTTAGCAAGGAAGATGGGGAAGGCTTTATCCCTTTCTACACAAGAATATAAGGAACTGTCCCAAAGGGCAATTGAAACGGCAAACAAATATTCCATAGAAAAAACAGTCAATAGGTGGAGAAACTTGATAGAACAAATAGTAGATTTACCCAAATCTGAAAATAAGTAA
- the deoC gene encoding deoxyribose-phosphate aldolase, which translates to MDLSLKINKYIDHSNLKPYATYSDIEKLCQEAIEHQFYAVCVNPFYIKFTQKLLQGTDIKVCGVIGFPLGANQPKTKLVEASTAISDGAEEIDIVWNIGAFKSGDYSFVESELKTIISYTQGVVHKVIVETAYLTQEEKKKALEIVINSGAEFIKTSTGFAPEGARLEDIKMWKKLSQGRIKIKAAGGIRDYKTAVEMIKAGADRIGTSHGVEIIKGQH; encoded by the coding sequence ATGGATTTGTCTTTGAAAATAAATAAATACATAGACCATTCAAATCTAAAACCCTATGCAACATACTCAGATATAGAAAAACTCTGTCAGGAAGCAATAGAACACCAGTTTTACGCTGTTTGCGTAAATCCATTTTATATAAAATTTACCCAAAAACTCCTGCAAGGAACAGATATAAAAGTCTGCGGGGTTATAGGATTTCCCCTTGGTGCAAATCAACCTAAAACCAAGCTTGTTGAAGCCTCAACGGCAATATCCGATGGTGCAGAGGAAATTGATATTGTGTGGAATATAGGAGCTTTTAAGTCAGGGGATTACTCTTTTGTGGAAAGCGAGCTGAAAACCATCATCTCATATACACAGGGGGTAGTCCATAAAGTAATAGTAGAAACAGCCTATCTAACACAAGAAGAAAAGAAAAAAGCACTGGAAATTGTTATAAACAGTGGAGCAGAATTTATTAAAACCTCAACAGGTTTCGCACCTGAAGGAGCCAGATTAGAAGATATAAAAATGTGGAAGAAATTATCACAGGGGAGAATAAAAATCAAAGCTGCAGGCGGTATAAGGGACTACAAAACAGCTGTCGAAATGATTAAAGCAGGAGCAGATAGAATAGGAACAAGTCATGGAGTAGAAATTATAAAGGGGCAGCACTGA
- a CDS encoding IS1 transposase, whose protein sequence is MRSYIGNKNNDFWLWTVVADRRIKFFEIGKRTEETFYVLEQKLPKYKQVHTDGYHIYENLRNRKKKKFGLTNWNEGLHSVIRDKLAMFRRKTKAYAKTVNSMKRALALLFIYWNFLPMDL, encoded by the coding sequence ATGCGTAGTTATATAGGGAATAAGAATAATGATTTTTGGCTATGGACAGTAGTAGCTGATAGGAGAATAAAGTTTTTTGAGATAGGTAAACGAACAGAAGAAACGTTTTACGTTTTAGAGCAAAAGCTACCAAAATACAAACAGGTTCATACAGATGGATATCATATTTACGAAAACCTCAGGAATAGGAAAAAGAAGAAGTTTGGTTTAACAAATTGGAATGAAGGGTTGCATTCTGTTATAAGGGACAAACTGGCAATGTTTAGGAGAAAAACAAAAGCCTATGCAAAGACTGTTAATTCAATGAAAAGAGCTTTAGCTTTATTGTTTATTTATTGGAATTTTTTACCTATGGACTTATGA
- a CDS encoding helix-turn-helix domain-containing protein, protein MRCKYCNSEKVVKKGFNPNRKQRYLCKSCNRTFVENAERNYYPHNYKELAVRMFCEGMTMMAIARVLKVPYQTVRTWIRREGEKALKKI, encoded by the coding sequence ATGAGGTGCAAATATTGTAATTCAGAAAAGGTGGTAAAAAAAGGATTTAATCCAAACAGGAAACAAAGATATTTGTGTAAGAGTTGTAACAGAACCTTTGTAGAAAATGCAGAGAGAAATTACTATCCCCATAACTACAAAGAATTAGCAGTCAGAATGTTTTGTGAAGGAATGACTATGATGGCAATAGCCAGAGTTTTAAAGGTTCCATACCAAACAGTAAGGACGTGGATAAGAAGGGAAGGAGAAAAAGCTTTAAAAAAAATATGA
- a CDS encoding DUF302 domain-containing protein has translation MSKRSLIAGVIIGFVIGVFVFPLMVKFSFKEMMFKQVVSPYPFEKTVQLIADRINKQPGWHVVDIIDQRKEIIKYGGEDVGNVKIIKFCNAKYAAEMLKDDDRKYMAVKMPLSIAVVEKSNGKVVIALMNGYLNSRMFAGTKEGEIMEKVVRDIEQILGFVHFRFTIFD, from the coding sequence ATGAGCAAAAGAAGTCTAATAGCAGGAGTTATAATTGGCTTTGTAATAGGTGTTTTTGTATTTCCTTTAATGGTTAAGTTTTCTTTTAAAGAGATGATGTTCAAACAGGTTGTCAGTCCATATCCATTTGAAAAGACAGTTCAGCTGATTGCAGACAGAATTAATAAACAGCCTGGATGGCATGTGGTTGACATAATTGACCAGAGGAAAGAGATAATCAAATACGGTGGGGAAGATGTAGGAAATGTAAAAATAATAAAGTTCTGTAATGCAAAGTATGCAGCAGAAATGCTGAAAGATGACGACAGGAAATATATGGCAGTAAAAATGCCTTTAAGTATTGCTGTTGTAGAAAAAAGTAATGGAAAGGTTGTTATAGCTCTGATGAATGGATATCTGAACTCCAGAATGTTTGCAGGAACAAAAGAAGGCGAAATTATGGAAAAAGTTGTAAGGGATATTGAGCAGATTTTAGGATTTGTCCATTTCAGATTTACAATATTTGATTAA
- a CDS encoding SLAC1 anion channel family protein: protein MENKRERSLRGFPVQLFAVIMGISGLTIAYAKAFHYFGIPRFIYEALLIIDTALFFLIFTTYMIKWVKYPDAIKKEFNHPIKSSFAAAISISFLLISISFYDFAPTVAVSYWYIGAPLHLYFTYKTLKFWIFNEFQINHISPAWFIPIVGNVLVPVVGVDVMPEELSIFYFALGIFFWIVLFTIIVYRMIFHHPMPKRLLPTFFILIAPPAVGFISYFRITFGSIDIFGLSLYFVALFTFILMLIMMNVFLKLEFFISWWAYTFPMAAITIATMLLYMAYRNELTYISSIIFLIITTIIVGIVAYKTIEAALQGKICVEEE from the coding sequence ATGGAAAATAAAAGGGAACGGAGCTTAAGAGGTTTCCCTGTTCAACTTTTTGCTGTAATAATGGGTATCTCTGGTCTGACCATAGCCTATGCAAAAGCCTTCCATTACTTTGGTATTCCAAGATTTATTTATGAAGCTCTACTTATTATAGATACTGCTTTGTTTTTCCTGATATTCACCACCTATATGATTAAATGGGTTAAATATCCTGATGCCATAAAAAAGGAATTTAACCACCCAATTAAAAGTTCTTTTGCTGCTGCAATATCCATCAGTTTTCTGCTGATTTCTATAAGTTTTTATGATTTTGCCCCGACTGTAGCAGTTTCTTACTGGTATATCGGTGCTCCTTTACATCTATACTTTACATATAAAACATTAAAATTCTGGATTTTTAATGAATTTCAGATAAATCATATATCACCTGCATGGTTTATTCCTATTGTTGGTAATGTTCTTGTTCCAGTTGTTGGTGTTGATGTTATGCCAGAGGAATTGTCTATATTCTACTTTGCTCTGGGTATATTTTTCTGGATTGTGTTGTTTACTATTATTGTGTATAGAATGATTTTTCACCATCCAATGCCTAAAAGACTTTTACCTACATTCTTTATACTGATTGCTCCTCCTGCTGTTGGATTTATCAGCTATTTTAGAATAACCTTTGGAAGTATAGATATTTTTGGACTGTCTTTATATTTTGTTGCTCTTTTTACCTTTATTCTTATGCTTATTATGATGAATGTGTTTTTGAAACTTGAGTTCTTTATTTCATGGTGGGCTTATACATTCCCTATGGCTGCTATAACAATAGCTACCATGCTGCTGTATATGGCTTATAGAAATGAGCTTACCTATATAAGTTCAATAATTTTCCTGATTATCACAACTATAATTGTAGGTATAGTCGCATATAAAACAATTGAAGCAGCTTTACAGGGAAAAATATGTGTAGAAGAGGAGTAA
- the purL gene encoding phosphoribosylformylglycinamidine synthase subunit PurL, with protein sequence MDEKILSAHGLTVEEYKRIVELIGREPNEVELGIFGALWSEHCSYKSSKPFLKVFPTEAPWVLQGPGENAGVVEIDDKYAVAFKIESHNHPSYIEPFHGAATGVGGIIRDILSMGARPVCAFDSLRFGDPRKDGTRKSIKDAKPIVHGVVEGIGFYGNCIGVPTIGGEVVFDEVYAGNPLVNAFCLGILEKDKIFRARATKVGQKMVMVGSATGRDGIHGATMASAEFSEGSESKRPNVQIGDPFFGKRLVECTLEVMQKGLIVGCQDFGAAGFAGSTSEFGSKSGMGVRVYLENVPLREEGMTPYEILLSESQERMLYAVDEENVEEVLRIAKSYGLEAAVIGETTDTKRMEVFYKGEKVADLPISAIVDDAPVYNRPRKEPEYLKETRAFDQNTLPEVDIKEAIEKVLSSPTIAKKEWVYRQYDHEVGINTVVKPGSDAAVLRIKWAVKPEINSEKAVAISSDGNGRWVYLDPYEGGKRVVVEAVRNVYISGAKPLAITDCLNWGNPENPEIMWQFEQATKGMADACRQLNTPVISGNVSLYNETVLPDKRINVYPTPTVVAVGVLDKPEDAIPSFYQEEGDVIVLIGEVNKQPTVNGSEYLKEVHGIVSGAIPPVDIETEKRLMEFIHSNREKIKSAHDVSDGGLITAILEPAFTEEKTFGLDIDIDTEYRPDFELFDEMRSIVVISAAEENIPHLKAKAKELGIGFKVIGKVKKEPELNLKVENISITENMNNLRTLWENSLSEIL encoded by the coding sequence ATGGACGAAAAAATCCTTTCTGCCCATGGATTAACTGTTGAGGAATACAAAAGAATTGTTGAGCTTATAGGTAGAGAGCCTAACGAGGTTGAGCTTGGGATATTTGGAGCTTTATGGAGTGAACACTGCTCTTATAAATCATCAAAACCATTTTTAAAAGTCTTCCCAACAGAAGCACCATGGGTTCTACAGGGTCCCGGTGAAAACGCCGGAGTTGTTGAGATTGATGATAAATATGCTGTAGCCTTTAAGATAGAAAGTCATAACCACCCATCTTATATAGAGCCTTTCCATGGAGCTGCAACAGGTGTTGGTGGAATTATCAGAGATATTCTCTCAATGGGTGCAAGACCTGTCTGTGCCTTTGATAGCCTCAGATTTGGCGACCCAAGAAAAGATGGAACAAGAAAAAGTATAAAAGATGCAAAGCCTATTGTCCATGGAGTTGTTGAGGGAATTGGATTTTATGGAAATTGTATAGGTGTTCCAACCATTGGCGGTGAGGTTGTTTTTGATGAGGTTTATGCAGGAAATCCTCTGGTAAATGCCTTTTGTCTTGGAATACTGGAAAAAGACAAAATTTTCAGAGCAAGAGCCACAAAAGTTGGTCAAAAAATGGTTATGGTAGGCTCTGCCACAGGTAGAGATGGAATACATGGAGCCACAATGGCATCTGCAGAATTTTCGGAAGGGTCAGAAAGTAAAAGGCCAAATGTCCAGATAGGAGACCCATTTTTTGGAAAAAGACTTGTAGAATGCACCCTTGAAGTAATGCAAAAAGGTCTGATTGTTGGTTGTCAGGACTTTGGAGCTGCAGGTTTTGCAGGTTCAACTTCAGAGTTCGGCTCAAAATCAGGAATGGGTGTAAGAGTATATCTTGAAAATGTTCCTCTAAGGGAAGAAGGAATGACCCCTTATGAGATACTCCTTTCCGAATCACAGGAAAGAATGCTTTATGCTGTGGATGAAGAAAACGTTGAGGAAGTATTGAGAATAGCTAAGTCTTATGGACTTGAAGCGGCAGTAATAGGAGAAACAACAGACACAAAAAGAATGGAAGTTTTCTATAAAGGTGAAAAAGTTGCAGACCTGCCTATATCTGCAATAGTTGATGATGCACCTGTTTATAACAGACCAAGAAAAGAACCTGAATATCTAAAAGAAACAAGAGCTTTTGACCAGAATACCCTTCCAGAAGTTGATATAAAGGAAGCCATAGAAAAAGTTTTATCCTCTCCAACTATTGCCAAAAAGGAATGGGTTTACAGGCAGTATGACCATGAAGTTGGTATAAACACAGTGGTTAAACCAGGAAGTGATGCAGCTGTTTTAAGAATAAAATGGGCTGTAAAACCTGAAATCAATAGTGAAAAAGCAGTAGCAATATCCTCAGATGGAAATGGTAGATGGGTTTATCTTGACCCTTATGAAGGCGGCAAAAGGGTTGTGGTTGAAGCTGTCAGGAATGTTTATATATCCGGAGCAAAACCCCTTGCCATAACAGACTGTTTAAACTGGGGAAATCCTGAAAATCCAGAAATAATGTGGCAGTTTGAACAGGCAACGAAAGGAATGGCAGATGCCTGCAGACAGCTAAATACCCCTGTTATCAGTGGTAATGTATCCCTGTATAACGAAACCGTTCTACCAGACAAAAGAATAAATGTTTATCCTACTCCAACAGTGGTTGCTGTTGGTGTTTTAGATAAACCTGAAGATGCAATTCCATCCTTTTATCAGGAAGAAGGAGATGTTATTGTTCTGATTGGAGAGGTTAATAAACAGCCTACAGTAAACGGTAGCGAATATCTCAAAGAAGTCCACGGAATAGTATCTGGGGCAATTCCACCTGTTGATATAGAAACAGAAAAGAGACTTATGGAATTTATCCATTCTAATAGGGAAAAGATAAAATCTGCCCATGATGTATCAGATGGGGGGCTTATTACTGCCATCTTAGAGCCTGCATTTACAGAAGAAAAAACATTTGGACTTGATATTGATATAGATACAGAGTATAGGCCTGATTTTGAGCTGTTTGATGAGATGAGAAGCATTGTTGTGATATCTGCTGCTGAAGAGAATATTCCTCATCTAAAGGCCAAAGCAAAAGAATTAGGTATAGGATTTAAAGTTATCGGTAAAGTCAAAAAAGAGCCTGAGCTAAATTTGAAAGTTGAAAATATTTCAATAACAGAAAATATGAACAATCTCAGAACTTTATGGGAAAACAGTTTATCAGAAATTCTTTAA
- a CDS encoding ribonuclease Z — protein sequence MAKPRIKHYLINEKHEDPGIVIEIVSLGEYILFDVGNIRRLDRHLIKKINKVFITHTHIDHFIGFDNLMRNKIGKEQTVEIFGIAPLADNIYCKLQGYTWNLVETEPRLVFRLKQYNDGLFETFQYDIKRKFAKDFIHEEKAKTDIIYENQYYRVRFAVLDHKIPVMGYSFEYKDRFLLKKEKINELPLKGREIGEFKEFLQNPQNKGKKFKVGDKELDWEYLRQEYGYIQKGIKISYITDVVFSEENVEKIVQLVKNSDILYCEAVFLSQDKEQAKKVYHLTTDQTAYIAKEADVKKLIVFHFSRRYGNSKDKILREIKELFPEVE from the coding sequence ATGGCTAAACCTCGAATTAAGCACTATCTAATAAATGAAAAACATGAAGACCCGGGAATAGTAATAGAAATAGTTTCCCTTGGAGAATATATCTTATTTGATGTCGGAAATATCAGAAGACTGGATAGACATCTGATTAAAAAAATAAATAAAGTTTTTATAACCCACACCCATATAGACCATTTTATTGGATTTGATAACCTTATGAGAAATAAAATTGGAAAAGAACAGACGGTTGAAATATTTGGAATAGCTCCCCTTGCTGATAATATTTATTGCAAACTACAGGGATATACATGGAACTTAGTAGAAACAGAACCAAGACTTGTTTTTAGGCTGAAGCAGTATAACGACGGACTTTTTGAAACATTCCAGTATGATATCAAAAGGAAATTTGCAAAAGATTTTATACATGAAGAAAAAGCAAAAACAGATATAATTTACGAAAATCAGTATTATCGTGTTAGATTTGCTGTCTTAGACCATAAAATCCCTGTTATGGGATACAGCTTTGAGTACAAAGACAGATTTTTGTTAAAAAAAGAAAAAATAAATGAGCTCCCGCTAAAAGGCAGAGAAATAGGAGAATTTAAAGAGTTTTTGCAAAATCCTCAGAATAAAGGCAAAAAATTCAAGGTTGGAGATAAAGAATTAGACTGGGAATATCTACGGCAAGAATACGGCTATATCCAGAAAGGAATAAAAATCTCATACATAACAGATGTTGTTTTTTCTGAGGAAAATGTTGAGAAGATAGTTCAACTGGTAAAGAATTCTGATATTTTATACTGTGAGGCGGTTTTTCTATCACAAGACAAAGAGCAAGCAAAAAAAGTTTATCATCTGACAACAGACCAGACAGCCTACATAGCAAAAGAAGCAGATGTCAAAAAATTAATCGTTTTCCACTTCTCCCGCCGATATGGTAATAGTAAGGATAAAATTTTAAGAGAAATTAAAGAATTATTTCCAGAGGTAGAATAA
- the ligA gene encoding NAD-dependent DNA ligase LigA has product MYTPEKEKELIQKTKELLKISINDIKDIEEAKKIAEELREVIRYHDWRYYVLANPVISDYEYDKLFHLLKDIEKKYPELITPNSPTQRVASGLTKEFPEVKHLAPMLSLDNSYNEDDLRDFDRRVREITGLEVIEYSVEPKFDGAGIALVYENNIFVRGATRGDGIVGEDITPNLKTIKTIPLSADFEKYGIHKVEIRGEVLIRKDLFKKINQERLEEGLPPFANPRNAAAGSLRLQDPKEVAKRGLEAFVYQITYAVDKDGNNLLGTKIKKHNEAIKMLYELGFKSPYKEIKVCKGIDEVIQYCEEWQEKRDDYPYEIDGMVVKVNDISLYDKLGVTSHHPRWAIAFKFKARQATTKIIKVVFQVGRTGAVTPVAKLEPVEIGGVVVSSVSLINEDFIKEKDIRIGDTVLIERAGDVIPYVVKVIKEARTGEEKPIVFPKNCPSCGSPLVKPPGEAVWRCININCPAQVVERIIYFASKDAMDIRGLGEAIVRRFYKLGFLKSIPDIYRLPYDKIKQLEGFGEKSVENLRKSIEASKHRPINRLITGLSIRYVGKVTAKTLAEYIKCVEDLKDWSIEKLEQLPDIGYVVARSIYDFFHNEQNLNTIYELKSLGVQTCKEEEEKVEDIFDGKTFVFTGGLHCCSREVAQEIIERLGGKATNSVSRKTSFVVVGENPGSKLRKAQQLGVPTIDEQQFLEMIKNHIPEDLKDKVNL; this is encoded by the coding sequence ATGTATACACCTGAAAAGGAAAAAGAACTTATACAAAAAACAAAAGAGCTTTTAAAAATATCCATCAATGATATAAAAGATATTGAAGAAGCAAAAAAAATTGCTGAAGAGCTCAGGGAAGTTATCAGATACCATGACTGGCGATACTATGTCCTTGCCAATCCAGTAATATCTGACTATGAATACGACAAATTATTTCATCTACTTAAAGATATTGAAAAAAAATATCCAGAGCTTATAACCCCCAACTCTCCAACCCAGAGGGTAGCCTCAGGACTTACAAAAGAATTCCCCGAAGTTAAACATTTAGCACCAATGCTATCCCTTGATAACTCCTATAATGAAGATGACCTTAGGGATTTTGACAGACGGGTTCGTGAAATCACAGGGCTTGAAGTTATTGAATACTCTGTTGAGCCAAAATTTGACGGCGCAGGGATAGCACTGGTTTATGAAAATAATATTTTTGTCCGAGGTGCAACAAGGGGAGATGGAATAGTAGGTGAGGATATAACCCCAAATCTGAAAACAATAAAAACCATTCCCCTTTCTGCAGATTTTGAAAAATATGGAATACACAAGGTAGAAATTAGAGGAGAAGTTCTAATAAGAAAAGATTTATTTAAAAAAATAAATCAGGAAAGACTGGAAGAAGGTTTACCACCCTTTGCAAATCCAAGGAATGCGGCAGCAGGCTCACTAAGGCTTCAAGACCCTAAAGAAGTGGCAAAAAGAGGTCTTGAGGCCTTTGTTTATCAGATAACCTATGCAGTTGACAAAGATGGAAACAATTTACTTGGAACAAAAATAAAAAAACATAATGAAGCTATAAAAATGCTATATGAGCTGGGTTTCAAAAGCCCTTATAAAGAAATAAAGGTATGCAAAGGTATAGATGAAGTAATCCAGTATTGCGAGGAATGGCAGGAAAAACGGGATGATTACCCTTATGAAATAGATGGAATGGTGGTTAAAGTTAATGATATATCCCTTTATGACAAATTAGGAGTTACATCCCACCATCCAAGATGGGCAATAGCTTTCAAATTTAAGGCAAGACAAGCCACAACCAAAATAATAAAAGTAGTCTTTCAGGTAGGAAGAACAGGTGCAGTAACTCCAGTTGCAAAGCTTGAACCTGTTGAGATAGGTGGTGTGGTTGTTTCTTCTGTTTCATTAATCAATGAGGACTTTATAAAGGAAAAAGATATAAGAATTGGTGATACAGTCCTTATAGAAAGAGCCGGTGATGTTATACCTTATGTGGTCAAAGTAATAAAAGAGGCAAGAACTGGAGAGGAGAAACCTATAGTATTCCCTAAAAACTGTCCATCCTGCGGCTCTCCACTGGTAAAACCTCCAGGAGAGGCAGTCTGGAGATGTATCAACATAAATTGTCCTGCACAGGTTGTTGAAAGAATTATTTATTTCGCCTCAAAAGATGCAATGGATATTAGAGGTCTGGGAGAGGCAATTGTTCGCAGGTTTTACAAACTGGGATTTTTAAAAAGTATTCCGGATATATACAGACTACCTTATGACAAAATAAAACAGCTTGAAGGTTTTGGAGAAAAATCTGTTGAAAATCTAAGAAAATCAATAGAAGCATCAAAACACAGACCTATCAACAGGCTTATAACAGGTCTTAGCATAAGATATGTAGGTAAAGTTACAGCCAAAACCCTGGCAGAGTATATAAAATGCGTGGAAGACCTGAAAGACTGGTCAATAGAAAAGTTAGAGCAATTACCAGATATAGGCTATGTGGTTGCAAGAAGTATATACGACTTTTTCCATAATGAGCAGAATTTAAATACAATCTATGAGCTTAAAAGTCTTGGAGTTCAGACCTGTAAAGAGGAAGAAGAGAAAGTTGAGGATATATTTGATGGAAAAACATTTGTTTTCACAGGAGGGCTTCATTGTTGTTCACGGGAAGTTGCTCAGGAAATAATAGAAAGACTTGGAGGTAAGGCTACAAACTCTGTAAGCAGGAAAACCAGTTTCGTTGTTGTAGGTGAAAATCCCGGCTCAAAACTGAGAAAAGCCCAGCAACTTGGAGTTCCAACTATAGATGAACAGCAATTCCTTGAAATGATAAAAAACCACATCCCAGAGGATTTAAAAGACAAGGTTAATTTATAA
- a CDS encoding class I SAM-dependent methyltransferase: protein MYKSCSCKSKFNAVFMKNLEWYLDYVYDGYKKGLFSKIGKNVLEIGAGTGINLKYYRPGTNLTVIEPSREMLEYFLEKAKNYPLNIHVKQGFAEELPFEDESFDAVVSTLVLCSVKSPQKAMEEIKRVLKKDGYFIFIEHVKAPENTITSKVQKFVQPVWKWTFEGCDVQRNTGKLIEAYFPEVQYKTIRFNSPFIPVNYHIIGYAKKI, encoded by the coding sequence ATGTATAAATCCTGCAGCTGTAAAAGCAAATTCAATGCAGTTTTTATGAAAAATCTGGAGTGGTATCTGGACTATGTTTATGACGGGTATAAAAAAGGTTTATTTTCAAAAATAGGGAAAAATGTTCTGGAAATTGGAGCAGGAACAGGTATAAATCTGAAGTATTACAGACCTGGAACAAATCTGACAGTAATAGAACCTTCCCGTGAAATGCTTGAATATTTTTTAGAAAAAGCAAAAAATTACCCTTTGAATATACATGTAAAGCAAGGTTTTGCAGAAGAACTACCCTTTGAGGATGAAAGTTTTGATGCAGTGGTTTCCACACTTGTTTTGTGTAGCGTTAAATCTCCCCAAAAAGCCATGGAAGAAATAAAAAGAGTTCTCAAAAAAGATGGATATTTTATTTTTATTGAGCATGTGAAAGCTCCTGAAAACACAATTACCAGTAAAGTCCAGAAATTTGTCCAGCCTGTCTGGAAATGGACTTTTGAAGGTTGCGATGTTCAGAGGAATACAGGGAAGTTAATAGAAGCTTATTTTCCAGAAGTTCAATACAAAACCATCCGATTTAATAGTCCTTTTATCCCAGTAAACTACCATATAATAGGGTATGCTAAAAAAATTTAG